Genomic window (Paraglaciecola psychrophila 170):
AGCCTGTATTCAAATTGACGAAGCGGCTAACGAATTAAGAGCGTATACTGAACAACTCGAAATCGACCCTATGCGTATGCAAAACGTCGAAGCCCGCTATTCACAAGCCTTAGATTTATCTAGAAAGCATAATGTTCGGCCCGAGACATTATATGACTTTCATCAACAGCTTTCCGCTGAGTTTAGTGAATTAATTAAAGACGACTCATTGTTAGAAGAATTAAAAATTCAACTATGTGAGTTAGACAAACAATATCACCTAGCTGCCAACAAACTTAGTCTATCAAGGCAAAAAGCCGCCAAGTCTTTTGCTAAACAAGTCGAGCATCATATTCACAAAATGAACATGGCTGATGCGGTGTTTAAAATTGAAGTTGAACATCAGGTCCAAGGTACCCCTAACAAATTGGGCTTAGACTCGGTGCAGTTTGTAGTGTCGACCAATAAGGGCCAAGCCTTAGATAATCTTGAAAAAGTCGTATCAGGCGGCGAACTGTCACGGATTGGACTAGCTATTCAAGTGATTAGCTCTAGCAATAACGATATCGCCACCATGATTTTTGATGAAGTTGACAGCGGCATAAGTGGTTCAACTGCATCTGTGGTAGGCCAGTTATTACGTAAGCTAGGCGAAACTGCACAAGTGATTTGTGTCACTCATTTACCTCAAGTAGCTGCTCGAGCGCACAATCAAATGTTTGTTACAAAGTTCAGTGATAAAAAAACCACAGAAACTCATATGATTTGTTTACAAGAAAATGAACGAATTGAAGAGTTGGCACGTCTACTAGCAGGAGATACTCTTACCGAATCAGCGATAGCGAATGCCAGAGAATTGCTACAAATCAGTAATTCATAGCAATTAGGTATTGATTGCGCTAACGCGGCTGGGTTAGGATGCTTCGCTTAATAAATGTGAGTTACTCTCGCATTTATCCGTTTTCGCTTTTTTACACGCAGAGATATTGAGTAACAATGAAGTTTAAGAATTTACTGGTTATATTAACCGCCACCATGATGTTGTCAGCCTGTGCTGATTGGATTTTCCGAATTGATGTACCTCAAGGTAACTTTTTGGATGATAAAGATGTTAAAAAGCTTAGAATAGACATGACCAAAGAACAGGTTGTGTATGTGTTAGGTAAACCTGTTTTAGAAGACGCATTTGATCATGATACCTGGTATTACTTATATCAAATGAAACGCGGTATGAAACAACGTGGTGAAGACTTTCGCAAAGACCTGACCATAAAGTTTGTTGATGACAAGGTAGCTGAAGTAACTGGTGATTTCGAATTATCTGAAGACTTTACTATTTCACTTGATCAATAAATCATTTTCTATTTTATATCTTATCCAGTTTTATTTTAGCCTCAAATGCACTGTCACCTCTTCTCTGTTGTGATATAAATGCTTAGCCTGCAAAATGTATTTTCCTGCTTGTTGAGCATGCATTACCTCTTCAATAATCGCTAAGGCTCCCTGCACAGACTCATAGCGTTTTTTCATGGGTAACTTAAGATTAAACATGGCTTCCTTACAGCGGCCGTCTGCTACCCAACTAGCCATGAGTTTGGCTACACGTTGAGGTTGCTCAATCATATCGCAGACTAACCAGTAAACATTTTTCTTCTTAGGCTGAAATTTAAACCCATCTTCAGGGCAATAGGTCACCTGCCCTGTTTCCATTAATGCAGCATCCATAGCACCATTGTCAACTGCTTGCACAAACATGCCTCGCTGTACAAGTTGATAGGTCCATCCACCTGGACAAGCACCCAAGTCAACGGCGTATAAACCACCTTGCAGGCGCACGTCATGTTCTTCTTTGGGGATAAACGTCTGAAACGCTTCATCAAGCTTCAAGGTAGAACGACTTGGCGCGTCATGGGGGAACTTCAAGCGTAAGATACCTAACGCCAAAGGTGAGTTATTATGTGTAAATGAATAACCGATATAGGCCTTATCAGTTTTGGTGAAAAACACATGTAATACAGGTTTCTTGATATTATCCTTGGCAGTTAACCTGTTCTTCTTACGTAGAGCTTGCCTAAAGGGCACGCTTATCTTTCTGCATAATTTCGACAGTTCCCTGCCATCTGTTGTATCGGCATATTCAACCCGTAACTCACCACATAACGGAAAGCCTTCGCAAGCGTCTAAAAGTGGAGTAATACGGTCTGCAACATCCATTTCTTCAATCATTTGTTTACAAGCAAATTGCTGACGTGCAAAAATCAAGTTGTTGAATATTAGCTTGTTTGCTAATAACTCAGCATGTTCTTCCTCATAACAATTAAATAAAACAAAGCCACTGTTAGCTTTAGTTTTCGCATAACCAAACGCCTCCAATTGGGTGGCTTTCTCTTGCACTTCATTCGCTACATCATTTTCAAAACCACTGCGGCAATACAACAATAATCCAGCCATTAACTCGCTCCTTTTAGAGCTGCAGCTGCCAACAATGCCCAACCAACAATAAAACAAACCCCGCCAATCGGCGTGATCGGTCCAAACCATTTAATCTGGGTGAGCGCCAACATATACAAACTTCCGCTAAACAAAATAATACCCGCAAACATAAAGCCTGCACTGTAAAAAAGTAATGATTGCGGCATTTGGCGATACAAAATAACTAACAATATTAAAGCGAGGCTGTGATACATCTGATACTGCACACCTGTTTGGAAGGTGTTTAAAAGTGTTTCAGATAACTTACTTTTGAGGCCGTGAGCCGCGAATGCACCTAAAACAACTGATATCAAAGCGCTGCAAGCAGCGAGACTTAGTAGGATTTTCATCAGAAATTGACTCATAAGATAGATTGATATCTAGCAAACACCCTGTTGTGTGTTTGCATAAAAGGTGATCATAACAAAATCAGGCCTTGTTAGTTATCAAATACGTTATTTGCCTACTATTGAGTGTTCATGCCAGGCGACATGGCACTCAATAGCAACAATTTTGTTGATGCTGTATGGTTAAATCTAGGTAAAAGACTATTTGTCAAAATATGAGAATAGACAATAACCTTTATCCTCTCTCATATAAAACTATGTTTTTGATATTGTCTAAAAGTCTGCGTACACACGAACACCCGCAATAAAGGGCATACCCGCAACAAATGTCGGTAAACCGAAACCACCGCCGGTGTTTCCTGCATCGATGATATAATCTTCATCTAACAAGTTATCGGCGTATAATTCGACTTTCCAAGGACTGTTCTCTTTACTCAACTTGATAGATACATCTGTAAGCCAATAAGCATCTTGCGCTAAATCAGGACGATTACTGCTCTCAAAAAAGGTCTTCGTCTGGTAAGAGCTTATTAAATCAAATGCAACATCGAAATGCTGTATCTTGACCGACTTATTAAAGAAAAACGCTGCGCTCAGTTCTGGTGCTAATCGGAAAGTATTACCACCATAATCAAACCTTGAACCAACATTTGTATTCTTGTCAAACTCGGCATCCAATAAACCTAAGTTTGCCCCTACCCGCAAACTATCATCAAACACGTAATCAAGGGTAGATTCAAAGCCAAACATATTCGAATCGCCCACAGTCACAGTTTGACTTTCTAATGTTTGGTTATCGGTAAAGCTTTGCTGAAAATTTTGATAGGTGTAAGCAAATAGTGCCGCAGTGAATGACAGGTTTTTAGCATAATACTTCAGTCCAATATCATAACTGTCTACGGTTTCGGCTTCGACAATAGAATTTTCTCCAAAAGCATTTGCATCCACCACAGGTGAACGCCGACCTTCTGCATAATTGAAGTAAATTGACATATTATTTGAATAGTTATAATTCAAAGATACTCGCGGTAGCGTTGCTGTAAAATTCTCTTCAGCAGATGCGCTAAATGTATTGAAAAATGTATCTTTCGAAAATCGTGTTTCATCTATGTAGCGCACGCCAGCTGTAATAGCTAAATCGTCAGTCAAATCATAAGTACCTTCGACAACAAAAGAGTTAATATCCAAATTACCTTCAAAAACGAACGGCCCATTGATCGTTGTAGTCGAAGTAGATGGATCACTTATAGGCGTTCCGTCTGCATTAAATAAAGAAGCAATTAACAACTGTCTCACTGCAGCGGTTTCTTCAATAGTTGCGTCAGTGCGTACATCATTGATCAAAGAAACATTAGGAAATTGAACCGCAAGTTCAGCTAACTTTGCGTCAAGAGCACCGCGTAAAACAGGATCAACCAACTGCACAAAGGGAAGGATCGACTCGTCCTTTGTAGAGGAAAAACCAATAAAACCTGCAAAAGGTCCATCTGGGGTATATACCAAACGTGCACCGAATCCAGATAAATCAGCATTGTTTTCGAAAAATGCATCTTGGATACGTAACCCAGTACCATCCGCATCAAAATACTCTTCTACTTCTACATTTTTAACATAGCCATTGGCAGTTAACGTTAAACTATCACTAAAATAATGGGTCACTGCGACATCATAAGATTGCAATTCTCGATCAATACCAATCAATGAACCGAAACCTAGCTCTGCTGCAGAAAAAGGGCTAGTATCTCCGTTTAGCGGTGCAATCGAGCCACTTTTGAAAGATATGCCAGGCTGATCATTATTTTCTATAGATGCACGCAGTACAACGTTGCTATGTTCGAAATCAGCTCTTAGAGTAGCTCTGACTGCTTCGACCGATACTCCATTTAAATCTCCTCCTGCACACGATTGAGACACACCATTTTGATCGGTAATAAAGCCAGAAGGATTATAAGAGTCAGGTCCACACCCTTTGTTTTCAATAATGCCATCTTGTTCTCGGTACATCGTCGCTAAACGAAATGCCAGAATATCGTTAATAGGGGTGTTGACCATACCGCGGAATTCCAGTGCCCCCTCAGTGTTTGTAGCCAGTCTTACACTCGCTTCAAACTTATCAGAAGGAAGAGCAGAGATAATGCTAATAGCGCCATTTGCAGCAGCTGCGCCGAATAATGTTGGTTGAGCACCTTTTAAGACTTCAATACGGTCAATATCATATAAGCCCACACTCGCTACTGTTTTCTTACTGACGTCAATACCATCCTGATAAACAGAAATACGCGGTGTCGAAGTAACACTGGCTGAATCGTCGGTAATGCCTCTAATGTTAAATGATGGCAAGCTCACACCTTGCTCTTGGATCACAACATTAGGTAAAAAACGGGATAAGTCATCTAATTCTGTGGTGTTGGTACGATCTAAAAACTCTCCTTGGATAACATCCATAGTGACAGGCACATCCAGAATAAATTGTTCGCGCTGCTGCGCTGTAACGGTAATCTTTTCAATACCACCTTCTCTACTCTCAGCTTTAACTGCATGAGAAATTAACACACCAATGGTACTTAAGCTGAATATCAATATCGGCAACTTACTCATAAAAACCCTTTCAAATTATTAGATAAATAGAATCAGACGCAGTTCTAGTTTTTTGGCTCAAAGCCGCCTACGTCATAAGGAATAATGAGTTATTTTTGTGTCATTAATATTGCATTAAAATTAAGCTTTTAAGAAAAGCAGAGCGATAATTAAATTAGTTTGAGGGAGATGTTCGAAGCGTTCACCGGCTAAACAAGATAGTTAGGTAGCGATATTTGTGTCTGATGATAGTCTAAATGTAAATTCTGGATTAAACAGGGTGATACATGTCAATTCCACCGATCATGTTAATGTTAATAACTTAGAGATGCGTTCTGATAAATGCAGCGCTATGCTCAATTGCCTTATGTAAATTTTCTCCTAAGTTGTGGCCAGAAGCTTTGCGCGGTTTAAAACTATGATCACCATCCGTTAAATAGTTTACTTGAACCTGTGCAGATAAATGATACGTGCCGATTTCTTCACGGGTACCAAAGCTGTCTCGCTCGCCTTGTATAATCAATACGGGTTTATTAATTGCTAATAAATGTTCAGTGCGTAATTTATCTGGCTTATTCGGAGGATGAAAGGGATATCCCATGCATATACAACCTAACGCAGTCGACTCTTGCAATAACATACTGGCCATCCTACCACCCATCGACTTTCCACCAATAAAGATGGGTAACCTGTTGTCAATTTCACTGAGTACCTTTGTAAAGTGAACCAGTAATTTTTCGGCCCTATCGGGTGGTCGCCTTTTACCCAAGTCCTCGGCCAATTGCATATAAGCAAAATTAAAACGCACTACGTTAATATTGTGTTTGGCCAAGCCCTCGGCCATCAGCTGCATAAATTCACTATTTTGCCCAGCACCCGCTCCATGGGCAAAAACAAAGGTCGCGATTGGGTTTTGAGCTGTATTAATTAAAGTATTGATCATCTTGCTCTTCTTTTACTTGTGCCAATAACCATTCACGAAATGCAGTTATCTTACCTAGATCAGCCTGAGATTGATGACAAACTAAATAATAAGCACTTCTAGTAATTAACTTTTCTTCGAATGGGCATATTAAGCGCCCCGCTTCAATTTCTGGTCTAGCTAAAAAACTGTATCCTAGAGCGATCCCTTGCCCCAACGCAGCCACTTGCTGAACTAACAGCGAATGACTAAAGATCGGGCCATGATTAACATTCACCCCCAATACGTTGAAATGTCGTATCCACTCCTGCCAAGCGTCTCTAGATGAGTCATGCAATAACGTATGTTGTGAGAGATCGTCCAATTTCTTTAGAGGCTTACCCCCTTGGATTAATAGAGGGGAACACATAGGAGTGAGATATTCGGTATGCAACTTATCTGCTGCCAGACCTGACCATTTACCTTTTCCAAAATAAATAGCAACATCTACATCATCGGTTAAAAACCCTTCATCGCCATCTACCGCTTTAATTCGAAGATCTATATCCGGGTTTAACTGACTAAATTTGCTGATCCTAGGTACTAACCACTGAATTGCAAAACTTGTCTGTAGCGCTACTGTGATGGCACCTTTTCCGCCTTTTGCAACTAATCGTTCAGTTGCATTATTTAGTGACTGAAAAATATCCTTTAATTCAAGGTAGTAGCTCTGGCCTTCTTCAGTCAAAAACAACGAACGATTTTTGCGCACAAAAAGTTTCATGGATAAAAACTCTTCTAATGCTTTTATTTGATGGCTGACAGCTGCTTGAGTAACAAATAGTTCATCTGCTGCGCGAGTAAAACTGAGATGTCTGGCCGCTACTTCAAAAGCTTTAAGGGAATTTAGAGGAGGTAATCTGCGGTTCATAAGTAAGCTATCAATATATTATATTCTAAGCACCATTAAAGCATTAGTTTTTCTAATCTACAAGCATACAAAAAGTCATTTTATTAGATATTAACGAGAGTGTAGAATCCGCTTCGTGGTAAATATTTATTGTTTTAAAACAATAGATAACAATCACAAATCTGATTTATGAAACAAAAAACACTTATTATTTTACATTACTAAACTAAAGGTTAACAAAATGAAAACAACTTATACAATAATGGCTATTTTAGTCTCGGTACTTTTTTCTCAAACTGCTGAAGCAAAATTAGGTGCTAATCGTTCTACGATGCAACTTGAAAGTTCAATAGGAATAAATATTGAAACCGAAATTGTCAACAACATCAATATGATGCTAGAGAATGTTCAAGCTCCTGCAATTAAATTAGATGTTGTTAAACAACTTGGTATCGAAACACTTCAATCCCAAACCAACGAACTGGTACAAAATGTGAGCCTACCAGAATTCAAGTTCAAAGTAGTCATAGCTGATTAAGTAATTATTTATTTAAGTTAGAGCGGCTTGTTAACACCTATTAGTAAGTTATCGCTGTGCGGGACCTCACGTGCTGGGAACACCATGATAGATCTCATGTCATAAGCCTGCCGCATATGGTTGATGGAGCCTAGCACAGCAAAACTTACAACAGCATTCACTCATATCTATTTATTAATCTGCACTGGTGTCTAGCGGCGCAAATCCTTTAACCAATTCATCTAATGCTTTCATTTGTTGTAAATACGGTTCTAATTTATCCAAAGCCAAAGCGCAAGGCCCGTCACATTTAGCTTGATTAGGATTAGGATGTGCTTCAATGAACAACCCCGCAATCCCTAAAGCCATTCCACTTCTGGCAAGTTGTGCTGCTTGAGCACGGCGACCATCTGCTGAATCGGTTCGCCCACCAGGTTTTTGTAAAGCATGGGTCGCATCAAAAATAACAGGTGCATACGCTTTCATCTCATCCATAGCCAACATATCGACCACTAGATTGTTATAGCCATAACAAGAGCCTCGTTCACACAAGATAATCTTATCATTCCCGGCCTCACCAAATTTAGTGATGATATGACGCATTTCGTGAGCCGCTAAAAATTGTGGTTTTTTCACGTTAATAATTACGCCAGTTTTTGCCATCGCTACAACCAAATCAGTTTGACGAGCCAAAAATGCAGGTAATTGAATCACATCCACTACTTCTGCAACCGGAGCTGCTTGGTGGGTCTCGTGAACATCTGTTATCAAGGGCACATTGAAGGTTTGTTTGATTTCTTCAAATATTTTTAGCCCCTCTTCCATTCCTGGGCCACGGTAAGAATTAACAGATGAACGATTAGCTTTATCAAATGATGCTTTGAACACATAAGGAATACCCAGTTTTTGGGTTACTTCTTTATAATGTTCAGCAATACGCATTGCCATATCTCTAGACTCCAGCACATTCATGCCGCCAAAAAGCACAAAAGGTTTGTCATTAGCCACTTCAATATTACCAATGGCGAGTTTCTGTAAGTTTTGTTTAATTTGCATATTTTGCATGTAGAGGTCTTAATATTTTTGAGTTTCAATTGATGAACAGCATACCAAGCAAAGCAATTTGTGGGTATATGAAAAGCACCAGCCGTCAATAAATTTGTTTTGTAGACTGGTGATTCAATTATTCGCTGTTTACTGAGTATTTATTAGGCATATAATTCGTGTAAAAGTAGCGATTAGTTCAAATAACACGTAAGATCACAGGTTCGATTTTAGTGACTTATTAAGACTTCATATCTTTTAAGTGACAGCACAAAATGATTGCCAAAGGTAAATACGATCCGCTATGACAAAAAAGCTATTTATTAAAACCTGGGGTTGCCAAATGAACGAGTATGACTCGGAGAAAATGGCCGACCTCTTGAACTCGACTCATGGTTATCAAGCCACAGACACAGCTGAAGACGCCGATATCATATTGCTCAATACCTGCTCAATTCGTGAGAAAGCTCAAGAAAAAGTATTTCATCAATTAGGTCGCTGGAAAAACCTTAAAAAAGACAAACCTGAGCTTATTATTGGTGTAGGTGGATGCGTGGCCTCACAAGAAGGCAAGACTATCCGCAAACGCGCGCCTTTTGTTGATTTGGTGTTTGGTCCCCAAACTCTGCATCGCTTACCAGAAATGATAAATCAAATTAAAGGTGGTAGTAAATCCGTCATCGATATTAGTTTTCCAGAAATTGAAAAGTTTGACCGCTTACCCGAGCCCAAGGCAGATGGCCCAAGCGCGTTTGTTTCGATTATGGAAGGCTGCTCTAAATACTGTACATTTTGCGTAGTGCCCTACACTCGGGGTGAAGAAGTGAGTCGCCCAGTAGATGACGTCTTATTAGAGATTGCGCAGCTAGCGGCTCAAGGCGTTCGTGAAGTTAATATGTTGGGGCAAAACGTGAATGCGTTTCGTGGCCCAAATTACGACGGTAGTATCTGTACTTTTGCTGAGTTATTAGAATTGGTCGCGTCTATCAATGGTATCGATCGTATTCGTTATACTACTTCACATCCGGTAGAGTTTACTGACGATATTATTGATGCATATGCACAAATCCCAGAACTGGTTGATCACTTACATCTGCCGGTACAATCTGGGGCAGACCGTATTTTAAACTTGATGAAGCGTGGTCATACTGCCATCGAGTATAAATCTAAAATTAGAAGGCTTAAAAAAATCCGACCAAACTTAAGTATGTCATCTGATTTTATAATCGGTTTTCCTGGTGAAACTAACGCTGACTTTGAAGCAACAATGGACTTAATTCAAGCCATGGACTTTGACTTAAGTTTTAGTTTTATCTACAGCGCACGACCCGGCACACCGGCAGCTGATTTACCCGATGATGTGACCGAAGAGACAAAAAAACAACGTTTGAGTTTGTTGCAACAACGTATCACCCAGCAGGCATTACGCATTGCCCGCAATATGGTGGACACCGAACAACGTATTTTGGTAGAAGGTCCAAGCAAAAAGAATCCAATGGAGTTATCTGGACGTACTGAAAACAATCGAGTGGTGAACTTTGAAGGTTCCTACAAAATGATTGGTCAATTTGTTGATGTTAAAATAACCGATGTGTTCGCTAATTCATTAAGAGGTGATGTGATCAGAACTGAAGATCAGATGGACTTACGCAATGAATTGGCACCACACACTATTTTAGCTAAAAACCCAAATAAAGTTGACGACTTAGGTGTCGGTCAAGTCGCTGTCGTTTAGTATTAATACCTATGCCAACAAATCTATAAATTAAAGAGAGTAACCATTTGAGCAACCTTTTAAGCAGTGAAATTGTATTAGAGCCCTCAGACCACAAACGTTTATCCAGTTTGTGTGGGCCACTAGATGACAATATCAAACAAATTGAACGTCGTTTGGGTGTAGAAATAACTTACCGTAACAACGAATTTAAAGTGATGGGACAGTCGCAACAATCTAGCGGTGCAGCAGAACTACTGAAGTTACTGTATATGGAAACTCAACCCATTCGTGGCGTGATCCCTGATATAGAACCAAACAAAGTACATTTAGCTATTCAAGAGGCAAAATGTTTGGAGCGAGCCGAGGCCGGACAATATGGTAAAGAAGTCCATATAAAAACTAAACGTGGGGTAATTAAACCTCGTAACCCCAATCAGTCGCAATACGTTAGCAATATCATTAATCACGATATTAGCTTTGGTGTGGGCCCTGCTGGCACCGGTAAAACATATTTAGCTGTTGCTTGTGCGGTAGAAGCATTAGAACGTCAAGAAGTGCGGCGTATTTTATTGACTCGACCTGCGGTAGAAGCAGGTGAAAAACTAGGTTTTTTACCTGGCGACCTGTCTCAAAAAGTCGACCCGTATCTGCGCCCTCTTTATGATGCTTTATTTGAAATGCTAGGATTTGAAAAAGTTGAAAAGTTAATTGAACGCAGTGTTATCGAAGTGGCGCCATTAGCCTACATGCGGGGTCGTACCTTAAACGATGCCTTTATTATTTTGGATGAAGGACAGAATACGACAGTAGAACAAATGAAAATGTTCTTAACCCGTATCGGATTTAATTCTCAGGCGGTGATCACTGGTGATATAACTCAAGTAGATTTACCTCGTGGTGTACGTTCAGGTTTACGCCATTGCATAGAAGTATTAAAAGATGTTAACGATATTTCTTTCAACTTCTTCAGTGCCAATGATGTGGTACGTCATCCAGTTGTAGGGCGTATTGTTATGGCTTATGAAGAATATGAAGGCAAACAAGAAAAAGAGCGTTTAGAAAAAAAAGCGCAACAAGAAGCGCTTTCTAGTGAAGTCATTGTCAATAAACATCAAGATCCCACTAAGTGAAAATCCGGTGAGCGCCATTTTAGACTTACAACTTGCCAGTGATAGTGCCGATATCCCTAAACAACAGGATATGCAATTATGGCTAGATACGTTGTTGTCTCACCAGCAGCTTAATAAAAAAGAAATCACGGTGCGTATTGTTGACGAAGCAGAAATCCAACAGCTTAATCAACAATATCGTGGTAAAGACAAGTCAACTAATGTGTTGTCCTTCCCTTTTGAAATGCCTGAACTAGTCATGCCTGACGGTGTCCATATGGATGAATCTATAAGTGATTTTTTAGGGGATATTGTGGTATGCACACAAGTAGTCAAACTAGAATCTCAGCAACAAAACAAGCTTCTGGCTCATCACTGGGCACATATGTTGATACATGGCACCTTGCATTTGCTTGGTTATGACCACATTGAAGATCAAGATGCGGAAGAAATGGAAGGTATTGAAATTGCTATATTACAAAAATTAGGCATTGACGACCCCTACCAAAATCATTAATGATGCATTGTGAATTATTCATAAAGCTTTAATGCTTTACTAAAACTAACCTAAATAACGAGATCATGAGCGAAGATACCCCCCCATCTACTAACGGTTCTGCCAACAAAGGCTGGATTGAGAAAATAGTCCAGTCCTTTACGGGAGAGCCGAAAAATAAGGAAGAGTTGTTTGAGGTCATTACTGACGCAGAACAACGCGAGGTCATTAACCCTGAAACTAAAGCCATGATTGAAGGAGTGATGGAAGTGAGCGAAATGCGTGTCAGGGAGATTATGATCCCAAGAGCACAAATGCGTACCATTGATATTGACCAAAGTGTAGAAGAGTTTCTACCTATCCTCTTAGACTCTGCCCATTCCCGCTTTCCTGTTATTAACGAAGACAAAGACCATATTGAAGGTATTTTGCTGGCTAAAGACTTACTTGAATATGCCTTCGTATCTGGGAAAGATCTTGAGCTAAAAAATATTCTTCGTCCGGCCGTTATTGTCCCCGAAAGTAAACGTGTAGACGTGTTGCTTAAAGAGTTTCAACAAAAACGCTATCACATGGCCATAGTAGTAGATGAGTATGGCGGTGTGTCAGGATTGGTGACTATTGAAGATATCCTTGAATTAATAGTCGGTGAAATTGAAGACGAACATGACGTGGAAGAAAATGAGAACGATGGTATTCGTCCACTTAATAAGTACACTTACTCAGTTAAAGCCCTCACATCATTAGAAGATTTTAATAAGTTTTTCGAAACTAAATTTGATGAAGAAGAAGCAGACACCATAGGTGGGATAGTGTTAAAAGCGTTTGGTCATATGCCACAGCGTGACGAAAAAGTGACTATTGATGAGATTAAATTTAAGGTGACTAACTCAGATAAAAGGCGTTTGCTGCAGTTAAAAGTCACATTACCAGAAACAGAAGAATAGCTCTGAGCATC
Coding sequences:
- the miaB gene encoding tRNA (N6-isopentenyl adenosine(37)-C2)-methylthiotransferase MiaB, with product MTKKLFIKTWGCQMNEYDSEKMADLLNSTHGYQATDTAEDADIILLNTCSIREKAQEKVFHQLGRWKNLKKDKPELIIGVGGCVASQEGKTIRKRAPFVDLVFGPQTLHRLPEMINQIKGGSKSVIDISFPEIEKFDRLPEPKADGPSAFVSIMEGCSKYCTFCVVPYTRGEEVSRPVDDVLLEIAQLAAQGVREVNMLGQNVNAFRGPNYDGSICTFAELLELVASINGIDRIRYTTSHPVEFTDDIIDAYAQIPELVDHLHLPVQSGADRILNLMKRGHTAIEYKSKIRRLKKIRPNLSMSSDFIIGFPGETNADFEATMDLIQAMDFDLSFSFIYSARPGTPAADLPDDVTEETKKQRLSLLQQRITQQALRIARNMVDTEQRILVEGPSKKNPMELSGRTENNRVVNFEGSYKMIGQFVDVKITDVFANSLRGDVIRTEDQMDLRNELAPHTILAKNPNKVDDLGVGQVAVV
- a CDS encoding HlyC/CorC family transporter, with product MSEDTPPSTNGSANKGWIEKIVQSFTGEPKNKEELFEVITDAEQREVINPETKAMIEGVMEVSEMRVREIMIPRAQMRTIDIDQSVEEFLPILLDSAHSRFPVINEDKDHIEGILLAKDLLEYAFVSGKDLELKNILRPAVIVPESKRVDVLLKEFQQKRYHMAIVVDEYGGVSGLVTIEDILELIVGEIEDEHDVEENENDGIRPLNKYTYSVKALTSLEDFNKFFETKFDEEEADTIGGIVLKAFGHMPQRDEKVTIDEIKFKVTNSDKRRLLQLKVTLPETEE
- the kdsA gene encoding 3-deoxy-8-phosphooctulonate synthase, producing MQNMQIKQNLQKLAIGNIEVANDKPFVLFGGMNVLESRDMAMRIAEHYKEVTQKLGIPYVFKASFDKANRSSVNSYRGPGMEEGLKIFEEIKQTFNVPLITDVHETHQAAPVAEVVDVIQLPAFLARQTDLVVAMAKTGVIINVKKPQFLAAHEMRHIITKFGEAGNDKIILCERGSCYGYNNLVVDMLAMDEMKAYAPVIFDATHALQKPGGRTDSADGRRAQAAQLARSGMALGIAGLFIEAHPNPNQAKCDGPCALALDKLEPYLQQMKALDELVKGFAPLDTSAD
- a CDS encoding PhoH family protein, whose amino-acid sequence is MSNLLSSEIVLEPSDHKRLSSLCGPLDDNIKQIERRLGVEITYRNNEFKVMGQSQQSSGAAELLKLLYMETQPIRGVIPDIEPNKVHLAIQEAKCLERAEAGQYGKEVHIKTKRGVIKPRNPNQSQYVSNIINHDISFGVGPAGTGKTYLAVACAVEALERQEVRRILLTRPAVEAGEKLGFLPGDLSQKVDPYLRPLYDALFEMLGFEKVEKLIERSVIEVAPLAYMRGRTLNDAFIILDEGQNTTVEQMKMFLTRIGFNSQAVITGDITQVDLPRGVRSGLRHCIEVLKDVNDISFNFFSANDVVRHPVVGRIVMAYEEYEGKQEKERLEKKAQQEALSSEVIVNKHQDPTK
- the ybeY gene encoding rRNA maturation RNase YbeY, which codes for MSAILDLQLASDSADIPKQQDMQLWLDTLLSHQQLNKKEITVRIVDEAEIQQLNQQYRGKDKSTNVLSFPFEMPELVMPDGVHMDESISDFLGDIVVCTQVVKLESQQQNKLLAHHWAHMLIHGTLHLLGYDHIEDQDAEEMEGIEIAILQKLGIDDPYQNH